The following coding sequences lie in one Acropora palmata chromosome 3, jaAcrPala1.3, whole genome shotgun sequence genomic window:
- the LOC141875557 gene encoding death domain-containing ATP nucleosidase-like, with translation MSGAAAQSGSSGASLSNPPEIDFVLLEPRDLSKDSVTWEVVDVWIDILLLTAKDCEFRSCLSYLNPGYYKSYEVDLGYVYLGEMGNGDVKLKVALIKCNVGSGVPQGSTIVVPKAVRALHPKAVICVGYCAGLKEKKVKFGDVIISSKLATYAPTKVTEDGIIERGVQVPASPLLSGILRYADHGWKPPLKNPNDLEVEVHEDGLLLSGPEVISSDKRRMELIKRYPDAIGVEMEGEGLYAAAHDLGIEWVVIKGVSDYAGDNKSASDHWRTFSSLMAASLVAHILSNANVFQKWPHYKKPGT, from the exons ATGTCCGGAGCTGCAGCACAAAGTGGCTCTTCTGGAGCCAGCCTCTCAAATCCACCAGAGATAGATTTCGTTCTCTTAGAACCTCGCGATCTATCTAAAGACTCAGTGACGTGGGAAGTTGTTGACGTTTGGATTGATATCCTATTACTCACTGCGAAGGATTGCGAATTTCGTAGCTGTCTTAGTTACTTAAATCCTGGTTACTACAAAAGTTACGAAGTAGACCTTGGCTATGTGTATTTGGGGGAAATGGGCAATGGTGATGTGAAGCTAAAAGTAGCTCTAATTAAGTGTAATGTGGGTTCCGGCGTACCACAAGGATCCACTATTGTTGTACCCAAGGCTGTGCGTGCTTTACACCCGAAAGCTGTAATTTGCGTTGGCTACTGTGCAggcttgaaagaaaagaaagtcaaGTTTGGAGATGTCATCATCTCGTCAAAGTTAGCGACCTATGCACCCACCAAAGTTACCGAGGATGGAATCATTGAACGTGGTGTTCAAGTTCCGGCAAGCCCTTTACTTTCTGGGATCTTAAGATATGCCGATCATGGTTGGAAGCCACCACTTAAAAATCCCAATGATCTTGAAGTGGAGGTCCACGAAGATGGCTTGCTTTTGAGCGGTCCAGAAGTGATAAGTAGCGATAAAAGGCGGATGGAACTAATCAAGAGATACCCTGATGCAATTGGTGTTGAAATGGAAGGCGAAG GTTTGTACGCGGCAGCTCATGATCTTGGCATAGAATGGGTTGTTATCAAAGGCGTATCGGATTATGCTGGTGACAACAAATCTGCGAGTGATCATTGGAGGACGTTTTCCAGTTTGATGGCAGCCTCACTTGTGGCTCATATCTTAAGCAATGCCAACGTTTTCCAGAAATGGCCTCACTATAAAAAGCCAGGAACATGA
- the LOC141875558 gene encoding death domain-containing ATP nucleosidase-like isoform X2, with product MSGAAAQTGFAEGSLSNPPEVAVVFLKPRELPRDSVPWEVDLRIDILLLTAKECEFLSCVRYLNPGYYKSYEVDLGYVYLGEMGDGDAKLKVAVMQCNMGSVEADGSTIVAPKAVRALHPKAVICVGYCAGFKEKNVKLGDVIISSKLATYALTKITAGEVIERGVRVPAGPLLSGILKSADHGWKAPLKNPNDLEVEVHKDGLLLSSPEVVSSDKRRMELIKRYPDAIGVEMEGEVIIIGCSKQSVYLKAEYRNPLEEFSLKKCRYMEQAYLTEVCTRQLKMLA from the exons ATGTCCGGAGCTGCCGCACAAACTGGCTTTGCTGAAGGCAGCCTATCAAATCCACCAGAGGTAGCTGTCGTTTTCTTAAAACCCCGCGAGCTTCCTAGAGACTCAGTGCCGTGGGAAGTTGACCTTAGGATTGATATCCTATTACTCACTGCGAAAGAGTGCGAATTTCTTAGCTGTGTTAGATACTTAAATCCTGGTTACTACAAAAGTTACGAAGTAGACCTTGGCTATGTGTATTTGGGGGAAATGGGCGATGGTGATGCGAAGCTAAAAGTAGCTGTAATGCAGTGTAATATGGGTTCCGTTGAAGCAGATGGATCCACTATTGTTGCACCTAAGGCTGTGCGTGCTTTACACCCGAAAGCTGTAATTTGCGTTGGCTACTGTGCAGgctttaaagaaaagaatgtcAAACTTGGAGATGTAATCATCTCGTCAAAGTTAGCGACCTATGCACTCACCAAAATTACCGCGGGTGAAGTCATTGAACGTGGTGTGCGAGTTCCGGCAGGCCCTCTACTTTCTGGGATCTTAAAATCTGCCGATCATGGTTGGAAGGCACCACTTAAAAATCCCAATGATCTTGAAGTGGAGGTCCACAAAGATGGCTTGCTTTTGAGCAGTCCAGAAGTAGTAAGTAGCGATAAAAGGCGGATGGAACTAATCAAGAGATACCCTGATGCAATTGGTGTTGAAATGGAAGGCGAAG TCATTATCATCGGGTGCTCAAAACAATCTGTCTATCTCAAAGCTGAATACCGAAACCCTCTCGAAGAGTTTTCTTTAAAGAAGTGCCGTTACATGGAACAGGCTTATCTTACTGAG GTTTGTACGCGGCAGCTCAAGATGTTGGCGTAG
- the LOC141875558 gene encoding death domain-containing ATP nucleosidase-like isoform X1: protein MSGAAAQTGFAEGSLSNPPEVAVVFLKPRELPRDSVPWEVDLRIDILLLTAKECEFLSCVRYLNPGYYKSYEVDLGYVYLGEMGDGDAKLKVAVMQCNMGSVEADGSTIVAPKAVRALHPKAVICVGYCAGFKEKNVKLGDVIISSKLATYALTKITAGEVIERGVRVPAGPLLSGILKSADHGWKAPLKNPNDLEVEVHKDGLLLSSPEVVSSDKRRMELIKRYPDAIGVEMEGEGLYAAAQDVGVEWVVIKGVSDFAGDNKSASDHWRPFSSLMAASLVAHILSNANIFQKWPHYEKPGT from the exons ATGTCCGGAGCTGCCGCACAAACTGGCTTTGCTGAAGGCAGCCTATCAAATCCACCAGAGGTAGCTGTCGTTTTCTTAAAACCCCGCGAGCTTCCTAGAGACTCAGTGCCGTGGGAAGTTGACCTTAGGATTGATATCCTATTACTCACTGCGAAAGAGTGCGAATTTCTTAGCTGTGTTAGATACTTAAATCCTGGTTACTACAAAAGTTACGAAGTAGACCTTGGCTATGTGTATTTGGGGGAAATGGGCGATGGTGATGCGAAGCTAAAAGTAGCTGTAATGCAGTGTAATATGGGTTCCGTTGAAGCAGATGGATCCACTATTGTTGCACCTAAGGCTGTGCGTGCTTTACACCCGAAAGCTGTAATTTGCGTTGGCTACTGTGCAGgctttaaagaaaagaatgtcAAACTTGGAGATGTAATCATCTCGTCAAAGTTAGCGACCTATGCACTCACCAAAATTACCGCGGGTGAAGTCATTGAACGTGGTGTGCGAGTTCCGGCAGGCCCTCTACTTTCTGGGATCTTAAAATCTGCCGATCATGGTTGGAAGGCACCACTTAAAAATCCCAATGATCTTGAAGTGGAGGTCCACAAAGATGGCTTGCTTTTGAGCAGTCCAGAAGTAGTAAGTAGCGATAAAAGGCGGATGGAACTAATCAAGAGATACCCTGATGCAATTGGTGTTGAAATGGAAGGCGAAG GTTTGTACGCGGCAGCTCAAGATGTTGGCGTAGAATGGGTCGTTATCAAAGGGGTATCGGACTTTGCTGGCGACAACAAATCTGCGAGTGATCATTGGAGGCCGTTTTCCAGTTTGATGGCAGCCTCACTTGTGGCTCATATCTTAAGCAATGCCAACATTTTCCAGAAATGGCCTCACTATGAAAAGCCAGGAACATGa